One segment of Streptomyces sp. NBC_00576 DNA contains the following:
- a CDS encoding NACHT domain-containing protein: MGYALHQRKVKIVTGPPEGGPLRELWAHGRRPFVAAFWHLRTRWLIHRGVTRARRWWNPPWTTALVAVVALLTAGLLAWVFVAVLDLVGKTSWVGGFGPHKLCGGDDNKANNNSAACDVVSGVAMPILVLAASTLLFLSWRLWQVRRFCTYQARYEPSRLVQTAGSLMDEVVGRDQLCNAIMKNLGDKKVRRPHVVVGGIGVGKTALLVRLAQKLAAAGAVPIPIRLRDIQGDEPLNFDEMALARFRDIVRSKVRSDGEIDRIWRWLRQRADRIVVLADGLEEAFGQDHLCGRRDNLIRDAIRRAGQEGLPLVIASRPHEPLRAMQAAVSELEPLSNEAALCYIARSGSWRSDPTLLDRIVEAANMAESPIYLKIAKDLHRKDLLEPLWTGGGNPDLQLHDSWTLRAELMETWIQALVDGDVHPELPIDHDTRLAVVEYISALACIGLASDSADVNLGELTSDAPWNKRAAQKLDDRMADLRWSPKEYTHKPGASGQGQEHQGQEHRCREHQGQEHPCQGTPDGADRWMGPRVDARIAATWGTRMGLVHEDGDKVRFQHSIVQAYLGSRFLDKMFENPATDGPPDAHPETHPDAHLARALRRGGRELLIALTLYSRSQKGKCTCGDSAARGRPCPVDTMCELLEKQAKNLLTAAERAQQVAEQLPATGNGEPDERGGPRLRALEIYGAAVEIDSVGSAPRQYDLVSEISKDWNRLGQNEDPTRLREAKLALVKQCGTAVRRVAAARSRNPGCEHPVYPPYGVLFGIGRKETDRRVREAIVKEIGAGGEPAYQALCDRLSAACTSIVTQRECNGQEMRPSPEEADRNDRRSQRDLMEVRERKERRYAEEEALAEKGNWACNTMRAWLLPLLVESSMMSRHLASPRDDLDSWVRMATGETTDARIRQDGPGAPVGLGAALAQGFKYAANRRPGPRSNRKAREFLVKQAQELLKQSTFWYTRLTLLHALTLWSLPDDVNADQPIRGHGSDPRGQVKEWLSLGGGNRAEHPLVEGAAKLAVRALQTRRPERFLWIDEAALASRIGTEVGLPGEQRAHNLWIPPSTGWSTLDPTAQQLLADVLLMLVLGERSYRPKDLFRILDVCAREPAQLPSCVRKDRTRLNPVRGAERASQPGSSCTDECRMKMCPYPAKVENLRMEFSEVFCLHQRDVLKKWQPWAWASLRFRREAPWQRKVPIAGMRRFWDQMSDRARDIDPDDTGSTRPR, encoded by the coding sequence ATGGGATACGCACTCCATCAGCGCAAGGTCAAGATCGTCACAGGTCCGCCGGAGGGAGGCCCTCTCCGGGAACTGTGGGCGCACGGCCGGCGCCCGTTCGTCGCCGCCTTCTGGCACCTCCGCACCCGGTGGCTGATCCACCGGGGCGTCACGCGCGCCAGACGGTGGTGGAATCCGCCGTGGACGACCGCGCTGGTCGCGGTCGTCGCCCTGTTGACCGCTGGACTGCTCGCGTGGGTCTTCGTCGCGGTGCTGGATCTCGTCGGAAAGACGTCGTGGGTGGGCGGCTTCGGACCGCACAAGCTGTGCGGGGGCGACGACAACAAGGCCAACAACAACTCCGCCGCATGCGACGTGGTCAGCGGCGTCGCGATGCCCATACTCGTACTGGCCGCCTCGACCCTCCTGTTTCTGTCCTGGCGGCTGTGGCAGGTCCGCCGGTTCTGCACGTACCAGGCGAGGTACGAGCCCAGCCGCCTGGTGCAGACGGCGGGCAGCCTGATGGACGAGGTGGTCGGACGCGACCAGCTCTGCAACGCCATCATGAAGAACCTGGGCGACAAGAAGGTCCGACGGCCTCATGTCGTCGTCGGGGGCATCGGTGTCGGGAAGACGGCGTTGTTGGTCCGGCTCGCCCAGAAACTCGCGGCCGCGGGGGCCGTTCCCATCCCGATACGGCTGCGCGACATCCAGGGTGACGAGCCGCTGAACTTCGACGAAATGGCGCTTGCGCGTTTCCGCGACATCGTGCGGTCGAAGGTACGGTCCGACGGCGAGATCGACCGAATCTGGAGGTGGCTTCGGCAGCGGGCCGACCGGATCGTGGTCCTCGCGGACGGTCTGGAGGAGGCGTTCGGCCAGGACCACCTGTGCGGCCGACGCGACAATCTGATCCGGGACGCGATACGCAGGGCCGGCCAGGAAGGGCTGCCGCTGGTCATCGCCTCGCGGCCGCACGAGCCGCTGCGCGCGATGCAGGCGGCCGTCTCGGAGCTGGAGCCGCTGAGCAACGAGGCGGCCTTGTGTTACATCGCTCGCAGCGGCAGTTGGCGCTCCGATCCGACCCTGCTCGACCGGATCGTGGAAGCCGCCAACATGGCGGAATCCCCCATCTATCTCAAGATCGCCAAGGATCTGCACAGAAAGGACCTGCTGGAACCCCTGTGGACCGGGGGCGGGAATCCGGACCTCCAGCTCCATGACAGCTGGACGTTGCGGGCGGAACTCATGGAGACGTGGATCCAGGCGCTGGTCGACGGGGACGTCCACCCCGAACTGCCCATCGACCACGACACGAGGCTGGCGGTCGTGGAGTACATCTCCGCGTTGGCGTGCATCGGCCTGGCCTCGGACAGCGCCGACGTCAACCTCGGGGAACTCACATCGGACGCACCGTGGAACAAGCGCGCCGCGCAGAAACTGGACGACCGGATGGCGGATCTGCGGTGGTCGCCGAAGGAGTACACCCACAAGCCCGGCGCCTCCGGGCAGGGACAGGAACATCAGGGACAGGAACACCGGTGTCGGGAACACCAGGGCCAGGAACACCCCTGCCAGGGAACCCCGGACGGCGCCGACCGGTGGATGGGCCCCAGGGTGGACGCCCGGATCGCAGCGACCTGGGGCACCCGGATGGGCCTGGTCCACGAGGACGGTGACAAGGTCCGTTTTCAGCACAGCATCGTGCAGGCCTATCTCGGATCCCGCTTCCTGGACAAGATGTTCGAGAACCCGGCGACCGACGGTCCGCCGGATGCACACCCGGAAACACACCCGGACGCGCACCTCGCCCGGGCACTGCGGCGGGGCGGACGGGAACTCCTCATCGCTCTCACCTTGTACTCCCGGTCGCAGAAGGGGAAGTGCACCTGCGGTGACTCCGCGGCGCGCGGGCGGCCATGCCCCGTGGACACGATGTGCGAGCTGTTGGAGAAGCAGGCCAAGAATCTGCTGACCGCCGCGGAGCGCGCCCAGCAGGTGGCCGAACAGCTTCCGGCGACCGGTAACGGCGAGCCCGACGAGCGCGGCGGCCCACGGCTGAGGGCGCTCGAGATCTACGGCGCCGCCGTGGAGATCGACAGCGTCGGGAGCGCCCCGAGACAGTACGACCTCGTCTCGGAGATCTCGAAGGACTGGAACCGTCTCGGCCAGAACGAGGACCCCACCAGGCTCCGCGAGGCGAAACTCGCCCTGGTGAAGCAGTGCGGAACGGCGGTACGCCGCGTGGCCGCCGCCCGGAGCCGCAACCCGGGGTGCGAGCACCCGGTATACCCGCCGTACGGCGTCCTGTTCGGGATCGGCCGCAAGGAGACGGACCGCCGGGTGCGCGAGGCGATCGTCAAGGAGATAGGAGCAGGCGGCGAACCGGCGTACCAGGCGCTGTGCGACAGACTTTCCGCGGCTTGTACGTCGATCGTGACCCAACGCGAGTGCAATGGCCAGGAGATGAGGCCATCCCCCGAGGAGGCGGACAGGAACGACCGCAGGTCGCAGCGGGACCTGATGGAGGTGAGGGAACGGAAGGAACGCAGGTACGCCGAGGAGGAGGCCCTGGCGGAGAAGGGGAACTGGGCCTGCAACACGATGCGGGCCTGGCTCCTCCCGCTGCTCGTCGAGTCCTCCATGATGTCCCGCCACCTCGCCAGCCCTCGCGACGACCTGGACAGCTGGGTCCGGATGGCGACCGGGGAAACAACCGATGCCAGGATTCGCCAGGACGGCCCCGGCGCCCCCGTCGGCCTGGGAGCGGCGCTGGCCCAGGGATTCAAGTACGCCGCCAACCGGCGGCCCGGCCCCCGGTCCAACCGCAAGGCCCGCGAGTTCCTCGTCAAGCAGGCCCAGGAGCTGCTGAAGCAGAGCACGTTCTGGTACACGCGTCTGACGCTTCTGCACGCCCTGACCCTGTGGAGCCTGCCCGACGACGTCAACGCCGACCAGCCGATCCGCGGCCACGGGTCGGACCCCAGGGGCCAGGTGAAGGAGTGGCTGTCGCTGGGCGGCGGAAACCGGGCGGAGCACCCTCTGGTCGAGGGCGCCGCCAAGCTGGCGGTGCGCGCTCTGCAGACCCGGCGACCCGAGCGGTTCCTGTGGATCGACGAGGCGGCCCTGGCCTCCCGCATCGGCACCGAGGTCGGGCTGCCCGGGGAGCAGCGGGCCCACAATCTGTGGATCCCGCCGTCCACCGGGTGGAGCACCCTGGACCCCACGGCACAGCAATTGCTCGCGGACGTACTGCTGATGCTGGTGCTCGGCGAACGGTCGTACCGGCCGAAGGACTTGTTCCGCATCCTGGACGTCTGTGCCCGCGAGCCGGCCCAGTTGCCGTCCTGCGTACGCAAGGACCGCACCAGGCTGAACCCCGTCCGGGGCGCGGAACGCGCGTCGCAGCCCGGATCCAGCTGCACGGACGAGTGCCGGATGAAGATGTGCCCCTACCCGGCCAAGGTGGAGAACCTGCGGATGGAGTTCAGCGAGGTCTTCTGCCTGCACCAGCGCGACGTGCTGAAGAAGTGGCAGCCCTGGGCGTGGGCTTCCCTGCGATTCCGCCGGGAGGCGCCCTGGCAGCGCAAGGTGCCCATAGCCGGCATGCGCCGCTTCTGGGACCAGATGAGCGACCGGGCCCGGGACATCGACCCGGACGACACAGGCAGCACCCGTCCGCGTTGA
- a CDS encoding cellulase family glycosylhydrolase, whose amino-acid sequence MFRFHDFGKGRKVRSWRRVLCSVAAALLLPLGAGVQAAHAVDADAADVRAAAAGAGYWHTSGRQILDAAGQPVRIAGINWFGFETGNYVPHGLWSRDYKSMIDQMKTLGYNTIRLPYSDDVFKSSTVPNSIDFSSGKNADLQGLGSLQVMDKLVAYAGQIGLKVILDRHRPDSGGQSALWYTSAVPESTWIANLKALAARYSGQDAVVGIDLHNEPHDPACWGCGDTARDWRLAAQRAGNAVLSVNPQLLVFVEGVQTFNGVSGWWGGNLMGVAQYPVQLDVANRVVYSAHDYATSVAQQSWFSDPSFPANMPGIWDKYWGYIFKQNIAPVWVGEFGTTLQSTVDQRWLAALVDYLRPTSTYGSDSFHWTFWSWNPNSGDTGGILKDDWQTVDTVKDGYLTSVKAPGFPGNGGGGGGGGGGGGGSTAACAASYAVSSDWGGGFNAEVKVTNSGTVALKSWKVTWTWGGSQAVTSMWNASYTQSGSTVTAVNAVHNGSVAAGSSASFGFGGAPGGGGVPVVSCTAT is encoded by the coding sequence ATGTTCCGCTTCCACGACTTCGGCAAGGGCCGCAAAGTCCGCAGCTGGCGAAGAGTGCTGTGTTCCGTTGCCGCCGCGCTCCTGTTACCGCTGGGAGCCGGTGTGCAGGCCGCTCACGCGGTGGACGCCGACGCGGCGGACGTCCGCGCGGCGGCCGCCGGTGCCGGCTACTGGCACACCAGCGGGCGGCAGATCCTGGACGCGGCCGGGCAGCCGGTCCGGATCGCCGGCATCAACTGGTTCGGCTTCGAGACCGGCAACTACGTGCCCCACGGCCTCTGGTCCCGCGACTACAAGAGCATGATCGACCAGATGAAGACGCTCGGCTACAACACCATCCGGCTGCCGTACAGCGACGACGTCTTCAAGTCCTCCACCGTCCCCAACAGCATCGACTTCAGCAGCGGCAAGAACGCCGACCTGCAGGGCCTGGGCTCCCTCCAGGTCATGGACAAACTGGTCGCGTACGCCGGTCAGATCGGCCTCAAGGTCATCCTGGACCGGCATCGGCCGGACTCGGGCGGACAGTCGGCGCTCTGGTACACGTCGGCGGTGCCCGAGTCGACGTGGATCGCCAACCTGAAGGCACTGGCGGCGCGTTACTCCGGTCAGGACGCGGTCGTCGGCATCGACCTGCACAACGAGCCGCACGATCCGGCCTGTTGGGGCTGCGGGGACACGGCGAGGGACTGGCGGCTGGCGGCACAGCGGGCGGGCAACGCGGTTCTCTCCGTGAATCCGCAGCTGCTGGTGTTCGTGGAGGGCGTGCAGACGTTCAACGGGGTCTCCGGCTGGTGGGGCGGCAACCTGATGGGGGTCGCGCAGTATCCGGTGCAGCTGGATGTGGCGAACCGGGTGGTGTACTCCGCCCACGACTACGCGACGAGCGTGGCCCAGCAGAGCTGGTTCAGCGATCCCTCGTTCCCCGCCAACATGCCGGGGATCTGGGACAAGTACTGGGGCTACATCTTCAAGCAGAACATCGCGCCGGTGTGGGTGGGGGAGTTCGGTACGACGCTCCAGTCGACGGTGGACCAGCGGTGGCTGGCCGCGCTGGTCGACTATCTGCGGCCGACCTCGACCTACGGCTCGGACTCCTTCCACTGGACCTTCTGGTCCTGGAACCCCAACTCCGGTGACACGGGCGGGATTCTGAAGGACGACTGGCAGACGGTCGACACCGTGAAGGACGGGTACCTGACGAGCGTGAAGGCGCCGGGCTTCCCCGGGAACGGTGGCGGTGGCGGGGGAGGGGGCGGTGGCGGTGGCGGCAGTACGGCGGCCTGCGCTGCCTCCTATGCCGTCAGCAGTGACTGGGGCGGCGGATTCAACGCCGAGGTGAAGGTGACCAATTCGGGGACGGTGGCGCTCAAGTCCTGGAAGGTGACCTGGACTTGGGGAGGTTCACAGGCGGTCACGAGCATGTGGAACGCGTCGTACACGCAGAGCGGATCGACGGTCACCGCTGTGAACGCGGTTCACAACGGAAGTGTGGCGGCGGGGAGTTCGGCGAGCTTCGGGTTCGGGGGAGCGCCTGGGGGTGGGGGTGTGCCGGTGGTGAGTTGTACGGCGACGTGA
- the serC gene encoding phosphoserine transaminase codes for MADIQIPADIKPADGRFGAGPSKVRTEALDALAATGSSLLGTSHRQAPVKNLVGKVREGISALFQLPDGYEVILGNGGSTAFWDVATHGLIENKSQHLTFGEFSSKFAKAAKLAPWLADPTVISSDPGTHPDPEAEAGVDAYAFTHNETSTGVAAPIKRVPGADEGSLVLVDATSGAGGLPVDVAETDVYYFAPQKSFAADGGLWLAAFSPAAIERAERIHASGRHIPEFFSLPTAIDNSRKNQTYNTPALATLFLLNEQLEWINGQGGLDWAVRRTATSARTLYGWAEDVKYATPFVTDPAKRSQVIGTIDFTDDIDAAAVAKVLRANGIVDTEPYRKLGRNQLRVAMFPAVDPTDVEALTKCIDYVIEKL; via the coding sequence GTGGCTGACATCCAGATCCCCGCTGACATCAAGCCCGCCGACGGACGTTTCGGCGCGGGCCCCTCCAAGGTGCGGACGGAAGCGCTGGACGCGCTGGCCGCCACCGGTAGTTCCCTCCTCGGTACCTCCCACCGCCAGGCCCCGGTCAAGAACCTGGTGGGCAAGGTGCGCGAGGGTATCTCCGCGCTGTTCCAGCTCCCCGACGGCTACGAGGTCATCCTCGGCAACGGCGGCTCGACCGCGTTCTGGGACGTCGCGACGCACGGCCTGATCGAGAACAAGTCGCAGCACCTCACCTTCGGTGAGTTCAGCTCGAAGTTCGCGAAGGCCGCCAAGCTCGCCCCTTGGCTCGCCGACCCGACCGTCATCTCCTCGGACCCGGGCACCCACCCGGACCCGGAGGCCGAGGCGGGCGTCGACGCGTACGCCTTCACCCACAACGAGACGTCCACCGGTGTCGCCGCTCCCATCAAGCGCGTACCGGGTGCCGACGAGGGCTCCCTCGTCCTCGTGGACGCCACGTCCGGCGCCGGCGGTCTGCCGGTCGACGTCGCCGAGACCGACGTCTACTACTTCGCCCCGCAGAAGTCCTTCGCGGCGGACGGCGGCCTCTGGCTCGCCGCGTTCTCCCCGGCGGCGATCGAGCGCGCCGAGCGCATCCACGCGAGCGGACGCCACATCCCGGAGTTCTTCAGCCTCCCCACGGCGATCGACAACTCGCGCAAGAACCAGACGTACAACACGCCGGCCCTCGCCACCCTGTTCCTCCTCAACGAGCAGCTGGAGTGGATCAACGGCCAGGGCGGCCTGGACTGGGCGGTCCGCCGCACGGCCACCTCCGCCCGGACGCTGTACGGCTGGGCCGAGGACGTCAAGTACGCGACCCCGTTCGTGACGGACCCGGCCAAGCGCTCGCAGGTCATCGGCACGATCGACTTCACGGACGACATCGACGCCGCCGCCGTCGCCAAGGTTCTGCGCGCCAACGGCATCGTCGACACGGAGCCCTACCGCAAGCTGGGCCGCAACCAGCTCCGCGTGGCGATGTTCCCGGCGGTCGACCCGACGGACGTCGAGGCGCTGACGAAGTGCATCGACTACGTGATCGAGAAGCTGTAA
- a CDS encoding ferredoxin: protein MPDDTHIEIDQDVCIGAGQCALTAPGVFTQDDDGFSTLLPGREDGGGDPLVREAARACPVAAITVSETVG, encoded by the coding sequence ATGCCTGACGACACCCACATCGAGATCGACCAGGACGTCTGCATCGGGGCGGGCCAGTGCGCCCTGACCGCCCCGGGCGTCTTCACCCAGGACGACGACGGCTTCAGCACCCTCCTGCCCGGCCGAGAGGACGGCGGCGGCGACCCCCTGGTCCGGGAGGCCGCCCGGGCCTGCCCCGTCGCCGCCATCACGGTGTCCGAGACGGTCGGCTGA
- a CDS encoding VOC family protein has product MSVELNHTIVHARDNRESAEFFANLLGLEITAEWGPFIAIELSNGVTLDFATIPADSITPQHYAFLVSEEEFDTAYAQISRHGIEHYADPQRKQPGAINHNDGGRGVYFMDPAGHAMELITVPYGGWTS; this is encoded by the coding sequence TTGTCAGTCGAGTTGAACCACACGATCGTCCACGCCCGAGACAATCGGGAGTCCGCTGAATTCTTCGCGAACCTGCTGGGTCTCGAAATCACCGCCGAGTGGGGCCCGTTCATCGCGATCGAGCTGAGCAACGGCGTCACACTGGACTTCGCCACGATCCCCGCGGACAGCATCACCCCACAGCACTACGCCTTCCTGGTCTCCGAGGAGGAGTTCGACACGGCGTACGCGCAGATCAGCCGACACGGCATCGAGCACTACGCCGATCCCCAGCGGAAGCAGCCTGGCGCGATCAACCACAACGACGGTGGCCGCGGCGTGTACTTCATGGACCCGGCGGGCCACGCCATGGAACTCATCACCGTGCCGTACGGCGGCTGGACCTCGTAG
- a CDS encoding CynX/NimT family MFS transporter: MSKSELNRHASHPGQNTSNTPDTPLSTSPTSPTSRTSREMRGLAVAALVLAALNLRPGVTSLGPVLEEVRDSLSMSGTLSGVLTSIPAACFALIGSAAPALARRYGAAGAIAAAGTVLTAGLALRPFAANPALFVALTALSLAGIAIANVLLPAVVKERFPDRVGTMTGLYSMALNVGASSAAAATVPLTEAFGGNWRYGLGAWSILAAMAVPPWLALARRRRPPGAEPVNANAPYDPQHPPRVRLSRDRTAWALTAYFGLQAGSAYIIIGWLPQIFRDAGLSAQTAGLLFSGTSLLGVPLSFALSAMAGKLRHQSGIAAAIGACGLAGFTGLWVDPAAAPWLWALLLGVANCSFPLALTMIGMRGRDGAAVVRLSGFVQGFGYLLAIPGPVVVGVLYDRSDGWRLPLAFILLLTLVQIAAGLLAGRNRQIG, translated from the coding sequence ATGTCGAAGAGTGAGCTCAACAGGCACGCCTCGCACCCCGGCCAGAACACCTCCAACACCCCCGACACCCCCCTCAGCACCTCCCCCACTTCCCCCACCTCCCGGACTTCCCGAGAGATGCGGGGACTCGCGGTGGCGGCGCTCGTACTCGCGGCACTCAACCTGCGGCCGGGGGTCACCAGCCTGGGGCCGGTTCTCGAAGAGGTGCGCGACAGCCTGTCCATGAGCGGCACTCTGAGCGGAGTCCTCACCTCCATCCCCGCCGCGTGCTTCGCCCTGATCGGCTCCGCGGCCCCGGCTCTCGCCCGGCGTTACGGCGCGGCCGGCGCCATCGCCGCCGCCGGCACGGTGCTCACGGCCGGCCTCGCACTGCGGCCGTTCGCCGCCAACCCCGCCCTGTTCGTCGCGCTGACCGCCCTGTCACTCGCCGGCATCGCCATCGCCAACGTGCTGCTCCCGGCCGTCGTCAAAGAGCGCTTCCCCGACCGGGTGGGCACGATGACCGGCCTGTACTCCATGGCTCTGAACGTCGGCGCCTCGTCCGCAGCCGCCGCGACCGTCCCGCTGACCGAGGCGTTCGGCGGCAACTGGCGATACGGCCTGGGGGCCTGGTCGATCCTGGCCGCCATGGCCGTACCCCCCTGGCTGGCCCTCGCCCGCCGCCGGCGGCCACCGGGAGCGGAGCCGGTGAACGCGAACGCCCCGTACGACCCGCAGCACCCTCCCCGGGTCCGGCTCTCCCGGGACCGCACCGCCTGGGCACTCACCGCCTACTTCGGACTCCAGGCCGGCTCCGCCTACATCATCATCGGCTGGCTGCCCCAGATCTTCCGCGACGCCGGACTCTCCGCCCAGACCGCGGGCCTGCTCTTCTCGGGCACCTCCCTGCTCGGCGTACCCCTGTCCTTCGCCCTGTCGGCCATGGCCGGGAAGCTTCGCCACCAGAGCGGGATCGCGGCGGCGATCGGCGCGTGCGGCCTGGCCGGATTCACGGGGCTGTGGGTCGATCCGGCCGCCGCGCCCTGGCTCTGGGCGCTCCTCCTGGGCGTGGCCAACTGCTCCTTCCCGCTGGCCCTGACGATGATCGGCATGCGCGGCCGGGACGGCGCCGCCGTCGTGCGGCTCTCCGGCTTCGTACAGGGCTTCGGCTATCTGCTGGCGATTCCCGGACCCGTAGTCGTAGGCGTTCTCTACGACCGCTCCGACGGCTGGCGGCTGCCCCTGGCCTTCATCCTGCTGCTGACCCTGGTCCAGATCGCGGCAGGCCTGCTGGCGGGCCGCAATCGCCAGATCGGCTGA
- a CDS encoding cytochrome P450, which translates to MTETEPVAFPQDRTCPYHPPAAYAPLRATRPLSRVTLYDGRPAWLVTGRDTARALLADPRLSTDRTRDGFPALTARLAAVKNRKTALLGVDDPEHRVQRRMTVPGFTLRRATEMRPRIQRIVDERIDVMIAQGPPAELVSDFALPVPSTVICALLGVPYTDHDFFEGQSRRLLRGPKAEDVMDARDQLEEYFDELIDRKSKQPEPGDGVLDELVHRQLRDGELNREQLIALAIILLVAGHETTANMISLGTYTLLQHPDRLAELRTDPALIPDAVEELMRMLSIADGLLRMALEDIEVAGTTIRAGDAVVFLTSVINRDEDVYVDPDTLDWHRPARHHVAFGFGIHQCLGQNLARAELEIALRTLFVRLPALRLAAPADEIPFKPGDTIQGMLELPVTW; encoded by the coding sequence ATGACGGAAACGGAACCTGTCGCCTTCCCCCAGGACCGGACCTGCCCCTACCACCCGCCTGCCGCCTACGCACCCCTGCGCGCCACCCGCCCGCTGTCCCGGGTCACCCTCTACGACGGCCGTCCGGCCTGGCTGGTCACCGGACGAGACACCGCCCGGGCCCTGCTCGCCGACCCGCGTCTGTCTACCGACCGCACCCGCGACGGATTCCCGGCGCTCACGGCACGGTTGGCGGCGGTCAAGAACCGGAAGACCGCTCTGCTGGGCGTCGACGACCCGGAGCATCGCGTCCAGCGACGCATGACGGTTCCCGGTTTCACGCTCCGGCGGGCCACCGAAATGCGCCCGCGCATCCAGCGGATCGTGGACGAGCGCATCGACGTGATGATCGCCCAGGGGCCGCCCGCCGAGCTGGTGAGCGACTTCGCGCTGCCGGTCCCCTCGACCGTGATCTGCGCCCTGCTCGGGGTGCCGTACACCGACCACGACTTCTTCGAAGGACAGTCCAGGCGCTTGCTACGCGGCCCGAAGGCCGAGGATGTCATGGATGCCCGGGATCAACTGGAGGAGTACTTCGACGAGTTGATCGACCGCAAAAGCAAACAGCCGGAGCCGGGCGACGGCGTGCTCGACGAACTCGTGCACCGGCAGCTGCGAGACGGGGAGCTGAACCGTGAGCAACTGATCGCCCTGGCGATCATCCTGCTGGTCGCCGGCCACGAGACGACCGCCAACATGATCTCGCTCGGCACCTACACCCTCCTCCAACACCCCGACCGACTCGCGGAGTTGCGCACCGACCCCGCGTTGATTCCGGACGCGGTCGAGGAGCTCATGCGGATGCTGTCGATCGCCGACGGACTGCTGCGGATGGCGCTGGAGGACATCGAGGTGGCCGGGACGACCATCAGGGCGGGTGACGCCGTCGTCTTCTTGACCTCGGTCATCAACCGCGACGAGGACGTCTACGTCGACCCCGACACCCTGGACTGGCACCGGCCCGCCCGCCACCACGTCGCGTTCGGCTTCGGCATTCACCAGTGCCTCGGCCAGAACCTCGCCCGCGCCGAACTGGAGATCGCCTTGCGCACGCTGTTCGTCCGGCTGCCCGCCCTCCGCCTCGCCGCCCCCGCCGACGAGATCCCCTTCAAACCCGGCGACACGATTCAGGGGATGCTGGAACTCCCCGTGACCTGGTAA
- a CDS encoding FadR/GntR family transcriptional regulator — protein sequence MTMDPVRRQALSDQVITRLRRQITSGAWPVGSRIPTETELVEQLGVARNTVREAVRALAHTGLLEIRHGSGSYVQATSELAGMMRTRFERARTEDVTDVRSALEIRAARLACVRRTPDDLERLELLLQQRQQAWSAGDRLGFANADVAFHLAVVSASHNTVLAELHADLGEVIRDSLLDHFGDTLRPEQFQDHARLVEAIRERDSDRAAHESGSYMDCAPAEKYE from the coding sequence ATGACTATGGATCCCGTTCGCCGCCAGGCGCTTTCCGACCAGGTGATCACCCGACTGCGACGGCAGATCACCTCCGGGGCCTGGCCTGTGGGCTCACGCATCCCGACCGAGACGGAGCTGGTCGAGCAGCTCGGCGTGGCCCGGAACACGGTGCGGGAGGCGGTCCGGGCCCTGGCGCACACCGGCCTGCTGGAAATCCGCCACGGCTCCGGGTCCTATGTGCAGGCGACCAGCGAACTCGCCGGCATGATGCGGACCCGCTTCGAAAGGGCCCGGACGGAGGACGTCACCGACGTCCGCAGCGCCCTGGAGATCCGGGCGGCGCGTCTGGCCTGTGTCCGCCGCACCCCGGACGACCTGGAACGGCTCGAACTCCTGCTGCAACAGCGGCAGCAGGCATGGTCGGCCGGAGACCGGCTCGGTTTCGCGAACGCGGATGTCGCCTTCCACCTGGCCGTCGTCAGCGCGTCCCACAACACCGTGCTGGCCGAGTTGCACGCGGACCTCGGTGAGGTGATCCGGGACTCGCTGCTGGACCATTTCGGCGACACACTGCGCCCCGAGCAGTTCCAGGACCACGCCCGTCTCGTCGAGGCGATCCGCGAACGCGACAGCGACCGGGCGGCGCACGAGTCCGGCTCCTACATGGACTGCGCTCCCGCCGAGAAGTACGAGTGA